Within the Aspergillus luchuensis IFO 4308 DNA, chromosome 5, nearly complete sequence genome, the region GGGGTCGATCAGGTGTGGGAATACTATTTACTGTATACTGACCCGCACAACGAGGTAATAGCGAGTGAACGGCTGGCATCTCCTAAAGCGAAAAAGTCTTTCAAAATAACGACTTGAGCATAGTTCGGACAAACCCAAGTAGGACAAACAGCTCACCAAGCACCCATACAGAAGCCCTCCAGAGATACGTATTGTCGTCAGTCAtgagcttttcttttcattcttaTCCGAGATCCTCTACCCTAGGATACCCTAGACCCTGTCGAAGACGACTTGGACACGATATCCTTGTTGAAGGGCCCCTTCGATGCCTTGCATCAGTCCACTCATATCGCCACTGGTGTACGCAATGTAGATAGACGCGGGAGTTAGTGGACTAGGTAGACGAACGAAGTTAGTCTCAGACACCGTGTCGTCGCACGTTATGATAGGAACGGAATTAGTACATAATATAGCCACCGGCCAGAAGGGTACAAAATGCGAGAAGGCCCACTCCGAACAAGGCAGCGCAGAGCATAATTTTAATGGGGAGTTCCATTGTAGGCGCCAATGGGTAAGGATCGTAAGAGTATACCTTGGGGGGTTCCGATCTTGGTATTTCTTGCTGTATTGTTTTGGTGCGAAATAAATCGTAGAAGGCTTTGGTATTGGACAACAGAAGGCTTCAAGGAGATAGGGAGAAGTGAGTAGGGGGAAGTTGAAAGGTGGAAGCGAGGAGTagaaaggggaagggagaagggagaatGTGCCAGGTTCCTGGAATCACCGGCAGCGCCACCGCAAGTGGTCATGATGGTGTCGATGGAAAAGCGGATCAGCAAAAAATTATGTCAATATTACTGTTCGATGTGAGTCATTGTTCTCAAAATGCTAGTCTTGTTATCATCGTTCCGTAAGCTGTGGGTGTATGCGATGTTCGTAACCGCGCTTCGCAATTGTGGACTTTTCTTATACCCTTTCGCGGCGCACATGAACACTGTCGGATACCATGGAACTGGAAAGAGAAGCAGATGTCCAATATACTGAATCTGGCTGTACAGTCGCTGGCTAATACCACATACCTAACATACCTCTTAAAGGCGAGAGCAAAGTGCGCCCTATCATTGTGTGTGAGTGTGCGTATGCCTTTATCTATCTTCTTGATACTTTTAATCCTTGAGATAGGCGTCAAAGTGACACTGTGTATCTTACTCGTTATATATCTTGTGTTGTAATCCTTACAATATCTCAGGAATCACCGCGTGTTTGATGTTCTCCGTACGATAAACctcaaaaagaaatatacatTGTACCGAATTGAATTGAGATCTAAACTCCCACTATGCCTGCATCAATGAAAGCGGTTATGTCCTCTCCCAACGTGACGGTGCGCATGTCTACTCTTCACTGGAAGTGTAGCATCACGACGGGAattcgtcttcttcgcaaCGCTAGATCCAACCCAAGCATTCCAGTTGGACAAGTCACTGACACACGTCGCGTTAATCGACTGACCAGCCACACTGGCCAGCATCTCCCCATCCCGGGTGATACTAACCACCACCTTACCAGTCGCACTACCATACTCCACGGCACCGTGGTAGAGTCCTGCGCCGCTGTTTCGGCCGTGTTTGGCCCAAGTAGCGCCCAACGATGTGCCACCAACAGTGACAGTGACATTCGCATGCGAGTGAAGCATCGCTGAGTAGAAGATCTTGTTCTCGGCCACTTCAGCGGGCGGATATAGCGTCTGTCCCTCACTGGCTGTGTTACCGGTAGTACCTCCTGTGCCGCAGGACTCCGACGGGTTCGGTCGGTACCAGGTGACGATGCCTTCGTCGCCGAGAGTTGCGTTTCCTTTCACGTAAGTGTCGATCgcaaaaggaagaaggtctctccatccatcatgggGCATGTTCTCGATGTAATTCAGCGGTGCACCACCAGTCGTCATGAGACTAATTGCATCTTCACGAATGGGACCGATGTAGTGGCTTTCGCCGTAGTCGTTCCAGGTAAGGatctccacccactccgGCTGCAGATCCCAGATCTGCTCCCACCGGTCATGCCAGAGACTATCACCGCGCCATAGCCAGTTCTTGCTGTATGAGGCGAGGTTGGTGTAGAACCACGGAGAGGCAGGCATCATGTAAGGGATGTCGAGATCGAGGTAACTGAGATCAGTAGCATTGCTCATGTTGTTCGGACCGGAAGGCCAGGCACCCCAGCTAAAAAGGCCGTCGACGATACCTCCACCGCCAGCCTCATAGGCGCCCTCTGCGCCGAGAGAAGACCAGTCCGGGACGAAGAAGCAGTCTACCTGAGATTTGATGGACTTCCAGTCCGTCGCGTAGGCGGTACCCTCAAAAGTAGAGACGAACGCCTTGCCGTTGTACTTGTAGTgggcggagttggaggcgTACTTGTTAAGGTAAGTGAGGATGTCAGATTCTGGCCAGGCACCGGTGCCTCCTTCGTAgtcgaaggaaaagaaaagcttgAAGTCGACTTTGTTGGCTGCTTCGAACGCGAGAGCAGCCTGCGTTGCGGTGGACGAGTCACCGTAACCCATGTTCAGGGCGAATGCGTCGATATGGGCCTCCTGGGCCAGTGTCATGTCATTTTCCCAGTCTGTAAGTGTGTAGTTCCATGCGTTGCCGACGATAAAGTGGGCGAACACGGCGGCGCCCAGCGCCTGCTTAGCCCATAGGAGCCCGAAAAGGGCAATGAACAAGAATTTCATCATCGTGAGGGCGTCGAGCCTATCTGCACGAGTGGAATAGAATTGAAGAATGGAGTATGAACTGTAGTAGTTCGATAAAGGAGTGACTGTGGGCGAAGAGCCCgggtgggtggtgaaggaAAGTGGGCGTGATGCTGGGACTGGTTCGGAGGCATTCGAGTCTTTATAAACGGCTGCCTTATGCGAGCCAATCAATACTCCGAACCTGGCGATGCAGGGTTGTAACCAATAGGAGCATTTTCTCTATCCCATCTGCAATATCGGGATAGACTAATGCAAGCCGTCAGGTCGGTTGTGGCATGTTACAGGCTGGTTGCCATAGGGCGGGGCGTTTGCTAGATCCATTTCTGAGTGTACATCCATCGCGTGGGTCGATGTGAGGGTAATCAGGAACATTTCTTGCAATTATGAGTCATTTCATCGCATGCGAGAAAGCCTCGTGGAAAATTAGTATGGCGTGAGTGTGTAATGGGCATTTTGGACCCCAACTTTGCTGCTTAAGAATGAAACCATGGCGAAGGGAGAATAGTTCATTTCTCGGCCAAAAAGTAGACAAAGGATCGGAAACAAAGAACAGAAGCTTATCAGGACGAGGTGGTCAGTGCAATTTAATCGGAATGATCTCATTTACGGTTCGCCAATGAAC harbors:
- a CDS encoding glycoside hydrolase family 71 protein (CAZy:GH71;~COG:G;~EggNog:ENOG410PJGT;~InterPro:IPR005197;~PFAM:PF03659;~SECRETED:SignalP(1-20);~go_function: GO:0016787 - hydrolase activity [Evidence IEA]), with the translated sequence MMKFLFIALFGLLWAKQALGAAVFAHFIVGNAWNYTLTDWENDMTLAQEAHIDAFALNMGYGDSSTATQAALAFEAANKVDFKLFFSFDYEGGTGAWPESDILTYLNKYASNSAHYKYNGKAFVSTFEGTAYATDWKSIKSQVDCFFVPDWSSLGAEGAYEAGGGGIVDGLFSWGAWPSGPNNMSNATDLSYLDLDIPYMMPASPWFYTNLASYSKNWLWRGDSLWHDRWEQIWDLQPEWVEILTWNDYGESHYIGPIREDAISLMTTGGAPLNYIENMPHDGWRDLLPFAIDTYVKGNATLGDEGIVTWYRPNPSESCGTGGTTGNTASEGQTLYPPAEVAENKIFYSAMLHSHANVTVTVGGTSLGATWAKHGRNSGAGLYHGAVEYGSATGKVVVSITRDGEMLASVAGQSINATCVSDLSNWNAWVGSSVAKKTNSRRDATLPVKSRHAHRHVGRGHNRFH